A region of Hippoglossus stenolepis isolate QCI-W04-F060 chromosome 7, HSTE1.2, whole genome shotgun sequence DNA encodes the following proteins:
- the flrt1b gene encoding leucine-rich repeat transmembrane protein FLRT1 has protein sequence MAAESLAELRDWLFLLLLCLTLLAEVLELAAAAIAMETGEGDEGIVCPSVCRCDEGFVYCNDRGLSLIPPLPLTAAILYLQSNRLSNAGLPPSLERSNSIRVIYLYANQLDEFPIHLPPSLRELHLQDNNIRTLPRSSLAKLPLLERLHLDDNSISTVSIQERAFSGTPRLRLLFLSRNHLSSIPAGMPASLEELRLDDNRISTIPTHAFRGLSSLRRLVLDGNLLANTRIADDTFSRLSNLTELSLVRNALQSPPVKLPSAHLIRLHLQDNGMTHIPRGALDGMRRLQRLDLSGNNLTSLPRGLLKDTEGLEMLLLRGNPWYCGCNLRWLHAWLHSRGAGVTVRGLTCQGPERVRGQLLRDLTDLMEQCEGPPVGPSTGVGVNPAEKDGGSEDGVGGGQAVASVPHGSTTTSSLLVSTQGSLFTLRAKRPGIVMPLPPSEGGQISGEALELTVKHLSSDSVVVSWLCPQPVPSFRLSWLRLGSSASLGSITETLVPGERTQYLLNQLSPHSHYLICLLPLRQEHSFGGSSMGSSRSGSMDTDSKDSAPACAQIETGDALISSGGEGSDKEGQDSEITALPLAGIIGGATALVSLLLIFGIFCWYGQRAGYMSGDSGSYSRGRGGKTYDDYVESGTKKDTSILEIRAPPPGFQMTTMAHQPLQPKLEDVTYIHTIFPSSSSSSQANGTYRSTHGAGSLNGTILSQTSHHHVTYGTNRGYRDGGIPDIDYAYT, from the coding sequence ATGGCAGCTGAGAGTCTTGCTGAGCTCCGCGACTGGCTCTTTCTGCTTCTCCTGTGCCTCACCTTATTGGCTGAGGTGCTGGAACTGGCGGCAGCGGCAATTGCCATGGAGACGGGCGAGGGAGATGAGGGCATTGTTTGTCCCTCAGTATGCCGCTGTGATGAGGGTTTTGTCTACTGCAACGACCGTGGCCTCAGCCTAATTCCTCCACTACCGTTAACAGCTGCCATCCTCTACTTGCAGAGCAACCGGCTGAGTAATGCCGGACTGCCTCCCTCACTGGAACGTAGTAATTCCATACGAGTGATTTACCTGTATGCTAACCAATTAGATGAATTCCCTATACACCTCCCGCCTTCATTACGAGAGCTCCATTTGCAGGATAATAATATACGAACGTTACCGCGGTCAAGTTTGGCCAAATTACCATTGCTAGAACGTTTACACCTGGATGATAACTCTATATCTACGGTTAGCATCCAGGAGAGAGCTTTTTCGGGGACTCCACGGCTTCGACTGCTGTTCCTGTCTCGAAACCACCTGTCAAGCATCCCTGCGGGCATGCCAGCTTCCTTGGAAGAGTTGCGACTTGACGACAACAGAATTAGCACCATCCCCACACATGCCTTCCGGGGGCTCTCGTCACTGCGGCGCTTAGTCCTGGATGGGAACCTGTTGGCCAACACACGCATTGCAGATGACACCTTTTCCCGTCTCTCCAACCTGACTGAGCTGTCGCTGGTCAGGAATGCCCTGCAGTCACCACCTGTCAAACTGCCTTCAGCTCACCTGATAAGACTCCATTTGCAAGACAATGGAATGACCCACATACCAAGGGGGGCACTTGATGGGATGCGGCGGCTACAGAGGCTGGACCTGTCAGGAAACAATCTGACCAGTCTCCCCCGAGGACTTCTGAAGGACACAGAAGGCCTGGAGATGCTACTATTGCGAGGAAACCCCTGGTACTGTGGGTGCAACCTTCGCTGGCTACACGCCTGGCTGCACAGCCGGGGGGCAGGAGTGACAGTCAGAGGTCTGACCTGTCAAGGGCCTGAGCGTGTAAGGGGCCAGCTCTTGCGAGACCTAACTGACCTGATGGAGCAGTGTGAAGGCCCTCCTGTTGGTCCCAGCACTGGAGTCGGGGTGAACCCAGcagaaaaagatggaggaagtgaagatggtGTTGGAGGCGGCCAAGCAGTGGCTTCAGTTCCACATGGCAGCACCACCACTTCCTCTCTGTTGGTCTCCACACAAGGTTCCCTCTTTACCCTGCGAGCCAAGCGGCCGGGCATTGTTATGCCTCTGCCTCCCAGTGAAGGAGGACAGATATCTGGAGAGGCCTTGGAGCTGACTGTAAAACATCTCTCTTCAGACAGTGTAGTGGTCAGTTggctgtgtccacagccagtacCCTCCTTCCGCTTGTCGTGGCTGAGATTGGGTAGCAGTGCATCTCTTGGTTCAATAACGGAGACTTTGGTTCCTGGGGAGAGGACACAGTACCTCCTTAACCAGCTCAGCCCACACTCACATTACCTCATCTGCCTGCTGCCACTACGACAGGAGCACTCCTTTGGGGGTTCTAGCATGGGTTCATCGCGATCTGGCAGCATGGACACAGACAGTAAAGACTCAGCCCCTGCCTGTGCTCAAATAGAGACTGGAGATGCTCTGATTAGCTCAGGAGGGGAGGGGTCAGATAAAGAGGGCCAGGACTCAGAGATAACAGCCCTGCCATTAGCTGGGATCATAGGGGGTGCTACAGCATTGGTAAGCCTGTTGTTGATATTTGGCATCTTCTGCTGGTATGGACAGAGGGCAGGTTACATGTCCGGGGACTCGGGCTCATACAGCAGGGGCCGAGGTGGAAAAACTTATGATGACTATGTAGAATCGGGCACCAAGAAAGACACTTCCATTTTAGAGATCAGGGCCCCTCCGCCAGGGTTTCAGATGACAACTATGGCCCATCAGCCACTGCAACCGAAGCTGGAGGATGTTACCTATATTCACACcattttcccctcctcttcttcttcctcccaaGCTAACGGGACCTACCGGAGCACCCACGGGGCTGGCAGCCTAAATGGCACCATTCTCAGCCAAACCAGCCACCATCATGTCACTTACGGCACCAACCGTGGCTACAGAGATGGTGGTATCCCCGACATAGATTATGCCTACACGTGA